Part of the Zingiber officinale cultivar Zhangliang chromosome 6A, Zo_v1.1, whole genome shotgun sequence genome, cctgcagcaacatcttttcctacatctttctatatagatgcctacaattAGAAAATATCCccaaaaaatgatgaaatctaaattaatgaaacacataaataaagtccaattcgATTGAAAGCTtatcacatatacacaactctgcaagtgtctgtgattggcttcaattcacaaaagggaatTATGTCATCACAGTTAACATGATAGTGGCTTCAATGTTctcatatatctttcaaatgtTACTATCATTCTCGTGcgtgaggtcaagttgtgtggactagtttggtatagatggatatttccatttgaaagatatatgagAACATTGAAGCCACTATCATTCTCAATATCATTGGGATACCCACAAGATGCATCAGAATTAGCACATACAGATCCATTTGTTTCCTCCAAATGATCACCTACTGCATCACATTTTTCATTGTCTCTCTTAACTCCATTTGTCCTCGAATCTATTTCAGCACCAATTACCATTGAATCATAATGGTTGCCACCCAAATTTGAAGAATTGGAATGTTGAGACACATAAGAATTGTTGTTGGCTAGTGCTTTCCGTCGACTAGTGTTAGGATCCAAATCTTCTGTTTTCTTAGAAGCAACATTGATGCTTGTATTTGGAGCAGCTCTTGGTGCTGGAACAGGAGCTCTTGTGACCCTTCCATATTTGGGTGGCAAGGTCTTTCCATTACTTGATGCCAAGCAGCTTGGGCAATGCCATTCTGCTTTAGGAATGTCTTTGCTGCCATAAGATTGAAGACATTTCAAATGGTTTCCTTTCTCATAAGCATCACAGACAAGCAAACTTTCTGTATCTGAAATCACATTTTTGCATATCTGGCAATTTAAAGAAGCATTCATATAGTCACTTGATGGAGGAATCCAGTTTGGGTGATCCAGAACCTTCAA contains:
- the LOC121994905 gene encoding PHD finger protein At3g20280-like; amino-acid sequence: MINQEIKSSTIQAGQGGLHITHQPTQGLAFFHAPSLYTNHNEIGKSVQRILQLKVLDHPNWIPPSSDYMNASLNCQICKNVISDTESLLVCDAYEKGNHLKCLQSYGSKDIPKAEWHCPSCLASSNGKTLPPKYGRVTRAPVPAPRAAPNTSINVASKKTEDLDPNTSRRKALANNNSYVSQHSNSSNLGGNHYDSMVIGAEIDSRTNGVKRDNEKCDAVGDHLEETNGSVCANSDASCGYPNDIENDSGFNASI